The Kribbella shirazensis genomic interval CCGCAACCGTGGGGTTCTCGTCGGCGTTGACCTTCACGACGGTCAGCTGGTCGTTGCGTTCGGCACCGATCTGGGCGAGGACCGGGGCAATCTGGTGGCAGGGCGGGCACCACTGCGCCCAGAAGTCCACCAGTACGGGCTTCTCGGACCGCAGTACCACCTCGTCGAAGGTGTTCTCATCCACGGTCAGCAGGTCGGTCATAGTTCGTCCTCCGGTTCTCGGCATCGGTCAGGAGGTCGGTCAGCCGGGCCCGCAGATCGGTCAGCTCCGCGATCCGCCGGTCCACCTCGGCGATCCGGGTCCGGTACGCCATCAGCGACGCCGGGCACACGTCCGCGCGCTCGTTGCCGGCCCGCAGGCACTCGATGAACGGGTAGGTCTGCTCCGCGGTCAGTCCGAGGCTCAGCAGCGCCTTCACCTCGCGCACCACGACCACGTCGCGCGCCTCGTACGTCCGGTACCCGTTGGCCTCCCGGCGCGGCCTGAGCAGCCCCTGCGACTCGTAGTACCGCACGGCCTTGACCGTCACACCGGCCTCGGCCGCCAGATCACTGATCCGCATTCCGCCTCCTTCGCCCCAACGCTAAACCTTGCCCCCAGGGTCAAGGTCAAGCCAGGATATGCGCCGCCGTGCCGGCTTGCGGCGGGGTGTCCGGTGCGTGAGGTGGCGTGCAGGGAGTTGGCTCAGCGAGCGTTTTCGCTGACCCACTCCCCTAGGACCTTCGCGCTGGCGTCCACGAGTGCGGGCCAGTCCAGCGCGGACTCGTCCGCCGAGTCCGACACGTGCTTCACGACACGCACCGGGACGCCGTACTCGCGGCACGCGTACACGACCCCGTACGCCTCCATGTCCACCAGATGCGCCCGCTCCGCCAATCGCGCCCGTACGTCGGGATCCGTCACGAACACGTCCCCCGACGCAAGCACCGTCCCGTCCCCACCGTCGACAGCCAACTCGTCGCGCGGATCCAGCCCGATCGCGCGAATCGCCTCCGCGTTCACGTCGTGATTGATCACAGTGCTCGGCAGAAACAACCCGGACAACCCATCACGCAACGCACCGGTCGTGCCCACGTTCAGAACAATCAGATCTGTCGTGTCGCGGCCGGCCAACGCCCGACTGACGGCGACCGCAGCCGCCGTCTTCCCCACCCCGGTGACCACCACCGGAATCTCCTCCGGAACGTACCGAGCCTCACCAGCAACAGCACTCACGACGAGGTAGTCGGTCACCGTGCGGGTCAGCTGACTGTGACGGTGGGTTCGCCGGGTTCGGTGGTTTCCATTTGCTCGGCGATGCGCATGGCTTCTTCGATCAGGGTCTCGACGATGGCGGACTCGGGGACCGTCTTGATGACCTCGCCCTTGACGAAGATCTGGCCCTTGCCGTTGCCGGACGCGACGCCCAGGTCGGCTTCGCGGGCCTCGCCCGGGCCGTTCACGACGCAGCCCATGACGGCGACGCGGAGCGGGACCTCCATGCCCTCGAGACCGGCGGTGACCTGCTCGGCCAGCGTGTACACGTCCACCTGGGCGCGGCCGCAGGACGGGCAGGAGACGATCTCGAGCTTGCGCTCGCGCAGGTTCAGCGACTGCAGGATCTGCAGGCCG includes:
- a CDS encoding nucleosidase, coding for MTDYLVVSAVAGEARYVPEEIPVVVTGVGKTAAAVAVSRALAGRDTTDLIVLNVGTTGALRDGLSGLFLPSTVINHDVNAEAIRAIGLDPRDELAVDGGDGTVLASGDVFVTDPDVRARLAERAHLVDMEAYGVVYACREYGVPVRVVKHVSDSADESALDWPALVDASAKVLGEWVSENAR
- a CDS encoding MerR family transcriptional regulator; the encoded protein is MRISDLAAEAGVTVKAVRYYESQGLLRPRREANGYRTYEARDVVVVREVKALLSLGLTAEQTYPFIECLRAGNERADVCPASLMAYRTRIAEVDRRIAELTDLRARLTDLLTDAENRRTNYDRPADRG
- the trxA gene encoding thioredoxin, which codes for MTDLLTVDENTFDEVVLRSEKPVLVDFWAQWCPPCHQIAPVLAQIGAERNDQLTVVKVNADENPTVAANYRVMALPTLALFHRGELIWSVVGARPKAKLLKELDDALLTAV